CTGGATCTCTGACCCTGTGGTCAGCAGTTTACAGCAACTGGGAATATTAAGTTGTCTGCTACTAGTTGTTAAGGCAGTGCAGTGCTGCAGTTTTACAGAACTAGAAAATTGCACAACCTCCATGACCTTTTAATTTCTCATTTTGAAGCACTGCAGCTGACGAAGTTAGATAAAacaaacagtggcatgctgagTGTATGGGCTTTTCTGGACTCTATATTGAAATTAAGTGAAATTGATCATTAggtgcgtgtttttttttttttcaagtaccATTGATATAACTGATGTAACATAATGTCAAGAGGATAATCAATCAAATGAAGGTTATATTTCTTTTGCTATATGATTGGTTAGGGATGCCAAGGTGAGAAATTCACATCTGTCAACAAAACCTCACATACATGGCGTACACGTGGGGTGTTACATGACCAATGGAAGATTTACATAACTgagtattgtttaatgccatccTCAAGACCGTTCCTCCaagtgacgtacagatatgctcaCTGTACTGCGGGAAGACAtgatctttgatttatttatttatttgattggtgcttttacaacgtactcgagaatatttcacttataccacggcggcaagcattatggtaggaggaaactgggcagagcccaagggaacaTAATCTTTGTAGAGCATTTGACTGTGCCATGGTCAGGAGTGTCACCTgctgcttgttgtcaccaagggcCCCCACTGAGAGAATTGAAATGCACCAATTTCCTGTCCAATGCTGCACATggaaaacagtttaaaacacTAGTCAAGAACTACCCTCGGAATTCCTTAACTCGCACTGCAATTTATGGGccttttgaatttgatttttgtgatgAACACTATTTGTTGGGTTTGCCAATTTCAGGCCTCACAAAAAGTATTGtcatacacaaaacaatgcCTTCTGAGTTTGCTCGAGTCAACATCTTGTAAACAACTCaaaaggtggaggaatcaaGGGAGAAATATATACTGACAGGCTGTCAGCTTAGTCTTTTGATTTGGGTAAAGCAGTTTTAGGTTTCACTTTGTTCACCTtaacctgggatcaaacctgggtcaggtcacaccgaagactttaaaagtgactgatgttgctgccttgcttagcactcagcactgagaggtaagtgcaagaaaacaggactggttagcctgATGTTGGTATAATGTGGTTGGCTGGAGTGTCAGGTTGTGTCCTAGACTCGCCCTcacacagtgtatatacacacacacctatcGACTCCGTTGTCAGATGAAGTACAGTGTAAACACCAAAGCAGACCTGCATTCGCATTGAACTGCAAATCGCACACTTTGACATCATATATGAGGTATATAGCTTTGAATATCCTTAacaatttcgcccacaaaagtgcattttttgaggcaaacaaatgtcccaaaatattattggtgctgaaacttacacttttccagtagaatatcatcccatgctCAAAGCAaacctggggcctccgtggctcaatcggttagcgcgctagcgcagcgtaatgacccaggagcctctcaccaatgcggtcgctgtgagtttaagtccagctcatgctggcttcctctccggccgtaagtgggaatgtctgccagcaacctgcagatggtcgtgggtttccgccggtctctgcccggtttccacccaccataatgctggccgccgtcgtataagtgaaatattcttgagtacggcgtaaaacaccaatcaaataaataaataaataaatcaaagcaaacctcaaaacacctttctaaaatcaaaagaactgtcagaatcagtAAAAATGGGCAAAATTTACAGTCAGGTAGGGCATACCGAGACCTGGAGAAGACACCAAATCACATATTCTAAGGCTAAAGTGGAGGGCCATAACCATGTGCCCAGAATTCATTGGTTTTTCCATGAAACACTGATTGTACACCAAGGGGAAAACAAATAGTCATGTGTAAATTAACAGAATTATTGTGCAAGTAAATGTATCATACATTTATGGCTCCAGAGCAAATACATAACATGATCACAAAGACACTGGCATAAAAACTTTCAAGATTTCaatcatatttatttgtggGTATTCAAACAACCTCCTTAGGCTGTCTCAAAATGCTTATAAGATATATGAACAAATGCAGAAATATTATCAACTGTAAAAATGTGCTcaaatgttttttgttattgtctgtttttttgtttttttctcgtGTCCCCACAAAATTGACCCTCTTCAAACACAAGGAGGTTTCCTCCATGACAAGGAAATCTTGTGCTGGACCAGGTTCTCCTGAAGCTGGTCCGCCACGTTGtcgcacacatacagtacaggaTGAGTTGATGGCACACGATATGCCTAGAGAATTTCAATTTAGCATTATTTGACAGTCATGTAGATGTGTAGACCAGGACAGCTGACAATAGGTCAGAGAAGATATGAACTAGCACTATCCTCAGGTAAACCTTTCACCCTCACGCGCGTGACTTCTCTCACACGCCCTCTCCTTTAGACGCCTCGTCAAAGTTCTCCACCAGATCTGTGAAAAACAGGTTAGCAAGAATTAAGATTCACAGTGATGATAGACAGGAAAAATTAGAACTTGTTCAAAATACATCCAACcttagtacatgtgtacctctATTCATGCATTTctggtgtactgggggaaaaaaaatgataatttccTTATCTTCACTAATCAGACTTAACTGTAAAATTTCACCAAACCAGTttgaaaatatgcatacagttaCTCCTTCTGTCCCTGTTTCTgcctagttgtgtgtgtaaatcaaAAACCTAGTTCACCAGCACTATCTCAGAGAATGGTGTTTTCTTTACACTGCTTAGAACCTCCTCCAGTAGGCAATCACACCCATTAATATCCtagcatttgccagctattttaaatgtcaaatttcCTTGCCCTGAGACATTGGGCAGCCATGAAGCCTTAATACCTGCGAAGTTTTAAGTTTTTAGGTTTTGTAACTGTATGATATTACCTGGCACATCTTCATCATCTGCGTCAATTTCGTCTGTAGCCTGTTGACTACTGTCTCCTCCTGATGctggtggagaaaacaaaaaaatgcaagaATGAGTTCTTACATGCATACTCATTACACCAAAACCATCTACTTACACTTCATTAGTTTCAGTGGAGTTATTCGCTTTCACAATGAGGTTTATGTGTGCAGAAACCACAGAATTGAACCAGGTAAATGATAAATGTCCAGACGAAGATGCTGCCCATCAAGAAAATATGGATGGGAGCCTGTGATCTTATGGATCATGGGTCAGTGGACAAACTTATCCCTATTATAAATTTACGACAaatgtgttcttgttttttcaaCTAAATTTGGCTATACAACAAAATAAGTACATACAATTTATTCGCTTTTAGCAAGATGTAATCATCTTTTAACTTGACgatttttttgttgaatttgaaCCTTAAGACAGATATGAACAGGAGTAAAATAAACGAGGTCATTTTGAAGGAGATAACATGATCCTGCAAACAGAACACTGTCATTTCACACTTGGATCAGAACATTTTCACTTACTTGGCAGTTTTGATGCTAAATTCTTCAGGCTGCTTAAACTCTCAGCTCCAAGCTGGTTGAGGATGCCTGGAAGCATCTCTGCAATttctatttgaaaaaaaaaacacacatatattcaagtaaaaagaaagaaaaaataaatttcaatcaTATAAGCCTCTCACTGGTTTAGACCAGTTTTTATCTTGGCAATAAATACTTTTTAGTTTTCTGTGGTCCAAAAATCTTTAGAAGTTTTCTCTCTGAAAGCCTCATATATGTGAAGTTTTTGTAGAAAAATAATGACCTGCACAGGTAAAAAACATCAATACCAGTATTCCCAGAGTTTCACAGAATTTGTGCCCAAAACCACAAGACTTTTACACTTGTTGCTGTTCACACATCTGAATCACCATGGCTATGTTGTCATAATCTGAAAAACCAAATCGAATCGGCTCAAACCCAATTTCAGTTTCAATTTCCCAATTTTTGACTAACATAACTTACGTTTCGTCTCCGGGTGGCCAGTGATGGCAAATGTGTTAGCTGTGAGGGAGGCCTGCACCTTGGGGTTGTTGAAATGGATGACTGTGCCATCATCTCTGATCATGTTTACCTGGGCAAGGAAAGTTAGGTAAAATTTCGCATTTACTTGTTGAGGTCACTGATAAGAGCATCTATTAAGCACGCCACATTTATTTCTCAGATTGCTTCCATTTCTTCATCTGGTATTCACGTCACTGATACAAAGGACAAAAGCCGACATCAGCATGCATCATATGGCACTGGTTCATgccttttatttgattggtgttttatgccatactcaagaatatttcacttgcatgatggcggctagcattatgatggtagGAAACTCCACGACCGTcagctggcagacattcccatgtacagccggatacgaagacagcatgagctggacttgaacttacaacaaccaaattggtgagaggctcccaggtcattGCTCTAATGCTAGAAAGGTTCTCAGATTGGTACTCATCGACTCCACTGTGTTCATGTTGGCCAGCAATGCTATATCAAAGTCATTACTTTTTTGGTActttacataataaatgtagtAGTTGTTACAATGGTTTACAAATGGGCATACAAAAAAGAATTTAGTGTACTTCAGCAAGCATCTGCAATAATGCAACAAAAGGTTTTTTCCAGGTTATTCACTGTTTCCCTTATGTTTATGTGGGCAAAACCATTCGTTTGCAAGTCTTTACTTGTTTACCACTTAAAGTCATTGATATAATGGTATACATGGGGTCCCACACAAAAGACAAGAGCCAATTTCAACATGTGATCGGCTTCTAGTTAATACCTAATATGCTGAAGCTGAGCATCTTTATGAAGGAAACATTTATCCGTCTTACATAAAGAGCTCCACAGTGTAAACAAACTGTCTGGCTGAAGCCTGGCCAGTGGAAGCTAGAAGTGAAGAGCTGAACACAACGGTCAAAAGCGACCAGTCAAGAGTATGGCATCTTAGACCATTCAATCAGTGGTTTGATGAAGCACAGCCCTACAGTAACCACTCACCTCTTCGATTCCTGGGATATTACTAACACCTAATTTTTTGAGTGAGctttgtaattttttgtcaTCTATTGTGGCAGTTCTGTGGACAACTTTCTTCTTTCTTCTTTGTGTACCCTGTGAATAAAACATCAtattgaaggaaaaaaaataaaggataaaaatacataaaagatGGACAAACGTTGAAATCCTGGTCTCAGTAACCTTTTAGAAAACTAAATTTGTAATGTTTGAAGAATGCTTTCAAGTAACACTCCATCATcacataataaataataaataaatcataataaagGGGGTTAACAGCACAAGTTCCCTGGCAGGACTCGTCACTTTTCTGAAGATTATGCTGACAAATCTTGTGAATATTGTCCTACTAAAACAGGTCAACCGGACTATTCATTGTGAAGTAACGGAACCATTCCTTCCTAAACTAACCAGGGCATAATTTGTGTTGTCTATCATTTATTCCTGCCTTTGCGAAGACGATTTGTTCGGAAACTGGTAACGCAGTACTCGGGTAAACTGGCAATGCAGTACTCGGGTAAACTGGCAACACAGTACTCGGGTAAACTGGCAACACAGTACTCAGGTGAACTGGCAACACAGTGCTCGGGTAACTGGCAACGCAGTATTCGGGTAAACTAGCATTGCATTAATGGGGTAAACTGGCAAAGCAATACTTGGGTGAAATGGCAACGCAGTACTCGGGTGAACTGGCAACACAGTGCTCGGGTGAGCTGGCAACAGCATTTGGGTAAACTGGTAACACATTACTCGGGTAAACTGGCAACGCAGTACTCTAGTGAACTGGCAACACAACAGTCAAGTGAACTGGCAACACAATAGTCAAGTGAACTGGCAACATAGTACTTGGGTAAACTGGCAACGCTGTACTCAGGTAAACTGGCAACACTGtactcaggtaaactgacaacgcTGTGCTCTGGTAAACTGGCAAAGCAGTACTTGGGCGAACTGGCAAAGCAGTACACAGGTGAACTGGCAAAGCAGTACCCTAGTGAACTGGCCGCACAGAACTCGGGTGAAACGGCAACCCAGTACTCGGGTGAAACGGCAACACAGTACTCAGGTGAAATGGCAATGCAGTACTAGAGTAGACTGGCAATGCAGCCCTCGGGTAAACTTTCAACGCAGTACATAGGTGAACTGGCAACACAGTACTCAGGTAAAATGGCAACGCAGTACTCCGGTGAAACGGCAACACAGTACTCCGATGAACTGGCAATGCAGTACTCGGGTAAACTGGCAACGCAGTATTCGGGTGAACTGGCAACGCAGTACTCAAGTAAAATGGCAACGCAGTACTCACGTAAACTGGCAAAACAATACTCGTGTAAACTGGCAACGTAGTCCTCAGATAAACTGGTAACGCAGTACTCACGTATTATAAGAGAACAGTGGTTCACCTGGCTTGAGCCCCCACGTCACCAGTGCACAAAAAATTCCTTGCacatggcattaaacaagatGTGGAGATTTGCATATTGCCCTCATGTATGGACCATATAATTACATAAAGTAACTGACTTTACTACAATTaacaaagagtgagtgagtgcctccttgttgcaggacacatttccacccctcttttatctagtgctacttcactgagacgtcttaccgaggacaagtaagccgccctgcccgagccattatactaatacgggtcaatcagtcgttgcactatccccttcatgctgaatgccaagcgaggaagttgttAAGGTCTTAGGGGTggctcgacccaggattgaccctggatctactgctcccgaagcggatacTCACACGTACAtatgaataatcatttattaaaTAATACGCATGTTTTTCCAACGAAGGCAAGCCTGAAAATATGTGCCCAATATGGAGAAAAAAGGTAAATCTAATACTGTCCACGTTTTATAACAGAGTAAACTTAAGGAAAGTCAACCCATCAActgcacgttgctggaagacctccccatATACGAGAAACTGTGGTCTAATACAACGTAACATGGACAATATATACAGGAGCATTACCTCTTTCTTCTAAGGGGTGTTTTCCACATTGTTTAGTACTTATTTCCAGGCAAGTAAGTCAAAACTTTCATGAATAGCGCTGCATTGTCTGTTTGCTTCAGGATGACATTTTCAGAAAGGGTAGATAAATGTTATGGAACTCTTACCTTGCCCCCAATACGCACTTGAGAGGACAGTTTATTGAGCTTGTCTGCATTCATGCTGGCACGTGTAATTTACCTGTAAACACAAGAAGCAGGGGGGATGAATAATTGCGGTCTGAAAGAGCCTGCATAATTCCTCTCTTAAGTTGGGACATCTGGTTTTGCACAACCATTACTATGGGCTGCCCAGATGGAACCCAACTACAATACCAGCCCTAAGACTCTGTGATGTCACttagaacaaaattttgccaaacctaaagTCAGAGCAATGAATCTCACACTGACATTCACAGAGACATTGAGTTGACAGATAACAtggaaaggtacatgtataaggaaaTAAACGACACTGGACAATATCAGGACAGGTTTGGccaaattttgttcggccacgGATgaccccaaaccaacgtcagagaaAACTGATGTGCTTACTCGCCTGTGTAAAATATGTCCACGCTGTCCTTATAGCCCTTTGTTTCGTGTTTCACCAAGGAAACACGGGCCCACACGCCCTAGGAAATAACCAGCTCACATCGTACTTgcaatttttgtctcaaatgctTTGACAAACTGCCTCACTAAATGCATCAGGTTATTAAACGGAGCATGCTGTGACACTGGTGTGGGGCCATCCTTGGATTTCCTGGATGTGCTTGGTATCGAATAGGATTTTTCAGTGCACGATACAACATAGAGGAAGGCTGATGTCAAAAGTTTTTTAATGTAATCCTTAACTTTTAATTTAACCGAAATACACTAATGGTTGGTGTATGGTTACTTAGGGATATTTCTCAATTCATTGCCCTACAATATGATATATAATACACAATATGCCAAGTACAGAAGCATTTAGAGTGGCACCACCCTGATATCACCGTAGATACAGCCCACAAGGGTAATATCAAATATCATAGTTGCACAGGTTTGCGTTTTATTAGAGGTCTACTCAGGTAGTCCTACAGCACACCTGTTGTTTTCGTTCAGATTATTATCACTCTGCTGATTTTGTGAGCGTGCTACTGCCTAGATCGTTTGACCAACTGACTTTGCAGTAAAATTGCCTTATACCTGAAGTTATCAGTCCTGCTATTCCTTTTTTTCTATGTCACATAGTTTGGCAGCCTTGCTGATTGTTGTAGCAAATCTTCTCAAAACCCACTGAACAGATtgttctgaaatttgatatgcaggtAGACTCATCCTAGCTTCAATAGGTTTGAGAAAAATGTTGACTTCTGGtaaaaactttggaagctcaCTATTGGTCGAtttgtgacg
Above is a window of Liolophura sinensis isolate JHLJ2023 chromosome 7, CUHK_Ljap_v2, whole genome shotgun sequence DNA encoding:
- the LOC135470166 gene encoding transcription factor BTF3 homolog 4-like: MNADKLNKLSSQVRIGGKGTQRRKKKVVHRTATIDDKKLQSSLKKLGVSNIPGIEEVNMIRDDGTVIHFNNPKVQASLTANTFAITGHPETKQIAEMLPGILNQLGAESLSSLKNLASKLPTSGGDSSQQATDEIDADDEDVPDLVENFDEASKGEGV